A window of Castanea sativa cultivar Marrone di Chiusa Pesio chromosome 1, ASM4071231v1 contains these coding sequences:
- the LOC142634159 gene encoding uncharacterized protein LOC142634159, whose translation MFNEIDGDFDDVAIRTIKVGLPAEHGLKKSLTGKPVSNVRQLMDRIDKVLSIAQLSVGTSFPEPKRSKMVVRPTLSISDEDKAGFDGKVFILMGHIKLLVQAGSEMVEVNFIMVDAFSPYTAILARPWLHALGAVSSTLHLKVK comes from the exons atgttcaatgagattgatggggacTTCGATGATGTGGCCATAAGAACtatcaaggtcggcctacctgcTGAGCATGGTCTAAAGAAGTCATTAACAGGGAAACCGGTTAGTAATGTACGCCAGCTCATGGACCGCATTGACAA GGTGTTATCCATAGCCCAACTATCTGTAGGGACATCCTTCCCAGAGCCGAAGAGGAGCAAGATGGTGGTCCGTCCAACGCTGAGTATCTCTGATGAGGATAAGGCTG GCTTTGATGGGAAGGTATTCATACTAATGGGGCATATCAAATTGCTAGTGCAAGCTGGGTCGGAGATGGTAGAGGTGAATTTCATCATGGTAGATGCATTTTCTCCCTACACAGCCATCCTAGCAAGACCCTGGCTTCATGCCTTAggggctgtctcctctaccttgcatttgaaggtgaaataG